One Chromatiaceae bacterium genomic region harbors:
- the rpoA gene encoding DNA-directed RNA polymerase subunit alpha — translation MPEAVSDFLKPRIVKVDPVDGSPSRARISLEPLERGFGHTLGNALRRILLSSMSGCAVTEVEIQGILHEYTTLEGVREDVLEILLNLKELAITLHGKDEANFTLHKVGPGVITAADIALDHSAEIANPDLVIANLTGKSELSMTLTVRRGRGYEPVTQRELEGSEERPIGKLPLDASFSPVRRVSIDVQSARVEQRTDLDRLVIDLETNGTIDPKGAVQQAAAILRDQLGSFVVLERTAYDDSGMSMEPEKPVFDPMLLRPVDDLELTVRSANCLKAENIYLIGDLIQRTEVELLKTPNLGKKSLTEIKDVLAIRGLSLGSRLENWPPENIDELAIK, via the coding sequence ATGCCTGAAGCTGTTAGTGACTTCCTCAAGCCGCGGATCGTCAAAGTCGATCCGGTTGACGGAAGCCCCAGCCGTGCCCGTATCTCCCTTGAGCCTTTGGAGCGCGGCTTTGGACATACATTAGGCAATGCGTTACGGCGCATTTTGCTTTCTTCTATGTCCGGCTGCGCGGTCACCGAGGTCGAGATACAGGGTATTCTTCACGAGTACACCACGCTGGAAGGCGTGCGAGAGGATGTGCTCGAGATCTTACTTAACCTCAAGGAATTGGCTATTACCTTGCATGGAAAGGATGAAGCCAATTTTACGCTGCACAAGGTTGGGCCTGGCGTTATCACCGCCGCGGACATCGCGCTGGATCACAGTGCCGAGATTGCTAATCCCGATTTGGTCATTGCCAACCTCACAGGTAAGTCCGAATTAAGTATGACGCTTACGGTAAGACGGGGTCGTGGATACGAGCCTGTTACACAACGTGAGTTGGAGGGCAGTGAGGAGCGTCCCATTGGAAAATTACCATTGGATGCCTCTTTCAGTCCAGTGCGTCGGGTTTCAATTGACGTGCAGTCCGCCCGTGTGGAACAGAGGACGGATCTCGATCGTCTGGTCATTGACCTTGAGACCAACGGAACCATTGACCCGAAGGGCGCCGTTCAACAGGCTGCGGCTATCCTGAGAGACCAACTCGGCAGCTTCGTGGTTTTGGAGCGTACTGCTTATGACGACAGCGGTATGTCCATGGAGCCGGAGAAGCCGGTTTTCGATCCCATGCTCTTGAGGCCGGTCGATGATTTGGAGTTGACGGTTCGTTCCGCCAATTGCCTCAAGGCTGAAAATATCTATCTCATCGGCGATCTTATTCAAAGGACAGAAGTTGAATTGCTTAAAACTCCTAATTTAGGTAAGAAATCGCTTACCGAGATTAAGGACGTTTTGGCCATTCGTGGTTTGTCCCTGGGTTCTCGTCTTGAGAATTGGCCACCCGAAAATATTGATGAGTTGGCAATAAAGTAG
- the rplQ gene encoding 50S ribosomal protein L17 → MRHRKAGRQLNRNSSHREAMFKNMANSLFSHELIKTTLPKAKELRRVAEPLITLAKEDSVHKRRLAFARLRDNAVVAKLFTELGPRYKTRPGGYLRILKCGFRFSDAAPMAYVELVDRPAGEVVVADES, encoded by the coding sequence ATGCGTCACCGTAAGGCCGGAAGGCAACTCAATCGTAACAGTTCGCACCGCGAGGCTATGTTTAAGAACATGGCGAACTCGTTGTTTAGTCACGAACTCATTAAGACCACTTTGCCCAAGGCCAAGGAACTCAGGCGAGTTGCCGAGCCCTTGATTACCTTGGCTAAAGAGGATTCGGTTCATAAGCGGCGCCTGGCCTTTGCACGTTTGCGCGATAACGCTGTCGTTGCCAAACTCTTTACCGAACTAGGACCACGTTATAAGACCCGTCCGGGTGGTTACCTGCGTATTCTCAAATGCGGATTTCGGTTTAGTGATGCCGCCCCCATGGCTTATGTCGAACTGGTCGATCGTCCGGCGGGCGAAGTCGTTGTCGCTGATGAGTCTTGA
- a CDS encoding SAM-dependent chlorinase/fluorinase codes for MAGYSRIALLTDFGAASPYVGQLRLCLAAALPGISIIEVISDLPAFRPDLAAYLLPALVRDLPRGTLYLCVVDPGVGGDRLAIAVEADGNYFIGPDNGLLALVCRGALSFSVFRIDWRPEILSPSFQGRDLFAPVAISLTLGRPLAMTPFDPDRLQGAKWPNDLPRVIYQDSFGNLITGIRAALVQPGGMMDVRGQRVPRARTFNEVPHGTAFWYENAFGLVEIAVNQGSAALKLGLEVGDEIAMGLFR; via the coding sequence ATGGCCGGATACAGTCGCATTGCCTTGCTCACCGACTTTGGCGCTGCGAGTCCCTATGTCGGTCAACTGCGGTTATGCCTGGCCGCTGCCCTCCCGGGCATTTCGATCATCGAGGTGATATCCGACCTGCCAGCTTTTCGCCCTGATCTGGCGGCTTACCTTCTCCCCGCGCTGGTCCGAGACTTGCCCCGCGGTACTCTCTATCTCTGTGTGGTCGATCCCGGCGTCGGCGGCGATCGTCTTGCCATCGCTGTTGAGGCTGACGGCAATTACTTCATTGGCCCCGATAACGGCCTTCTGGCTCTGGTTTGTCGAGGTGCACTGTCCTTTTCTGTTTTTCGCATTGACTGGCGTCCTGAGATTTTGTCACCGAGTTTTCAGGGTCGGGATCTCTTCGCCCCGGTTGCTATTTCCCTGACTCTTGGCCGTCCCCTTGCCATGACACCCTTTGATCCTGACCGCCTCCAAGGTGCGAAATGGCCGAATGATCTGCCTAGGGTTATCTACCAGGATAGCTTTGGGAATTTGATTACGGGGATACGCGCAGCCTTAGTGCAACCCGGTGGGATGATGGATGTTAGGGGGCAACGGGTTCCCCGCGCCAGAACCTTTAACGAGGTTCCCCATGGCACTGCCTTTTGGTATGAAAATGCCTTTGGCCTCGTTGAAATTGCGGTTAATCAGGGTTCGGCGGCCCTTAAACTGGGCCTGGAGGTAGGAGATGAAATCGCCATGGGCCTTTTCCGTTAA
- the dapB gene encoding 4-hydroxy-tetrahydrodipicolinate reductase, with the protein MSDIRVAIAGVGGRMGRALVNAVNEAEGLGVVLATERPDSSLLGLDAGELAGIGPIGIAIREDLENALDLFDVLIDFTSPASSLKHLALCRRAGRRLVIGTTGFDEAGRAAIVSAAAQIGIILAPNMSVGVNLCFKLLDIAARVLGDEADIEIIEAHHRHKVDAPSGTALRMGEIIAQALGRDLGEVAVYGRQGQTGPRERHTIGFETIRAGDVVGEHSVWFAAEGERVEIAHKASSRLTFARGAARAARWVARQEKGLFDMQDVLGLRQY; encoded by the coding sequence ATGAGTGATATCCGTGTGGCGATTGCGGGCGTTGGTGGGCGCATGGGCCGCGCCTTGGTCAATGCGGTTAACGAGGCCGAAGGTTTGGGCGTGGTTCTGGCGACCGAACGTCCCGATAGCTCCCTACTGGGTCTGGATGCGGGGGAGTTGGCGGGTATTGGACCCATTGGCATCGCGATCCGGGAGGATCTGGAAAATGCACTCGATCTGTTCGATGTCCTGATCGACTTTACCTCGCCGGCCTCGTCGTTGAAACATCTGGCGTTATGTCGTCGCGCGGGTCGCCGCCTGGTCATTGGTACCACGGGTTTTGACGAGGCTGGCCGGGCTGCCATAGTCTCAGCGGCGGCGCAGATTGGCATCATCCTCGCGCCCAATATGAGCGTGGGCGTCAATCTCTGCTTCAAACTGCTCGACATTGCGGCACGGGTCCTGGGAGACGAGGCGGACATCGAAATCATCGAGGCCCATCACCGGCATAAGGTGGATGCCCCCTCGGGCACGGCCCTCCGCATGGGAGAGATCATCGCCCAGGCATTGGGTCGGGATCTTGGCGAGGTCGCCGTTTATGGTCGCCAAGGCCAGACGGGACCCCGGGAGCGCCACACGATTGGCTTCGAAACCATCCGCGCCGGGGATGTGGTGGGTGAACACAGCGTCTGGTTTGCCGCAGAAGGCGAACGGGTTGAGATTGCGCACAAGGCTTCCAGCCGACTCACTTTCGCCCGAGGGGCGGCACGGGCGGCGCGCTGGGTCGCCAGACAAGAAAAGGGCCTCTTCGATATGCAGGATGTGCTCGGGCTTCGTCAATATTGA
- a CDS encoding Smr/MutS family protein codes for MSQRLPDAESQLFRAEVRDTEPLTLALPEPWRRRPPPFPIAQPLDTLADGEVSSLSEAQVETHEYLLYAKPGVQKRILADLQRGAIPRELELDLHGLTVVFAAQLCKEFLADCIQHRVRCAHIIHGKGYGSEERQPVLKRKVNYWLRLRSDILAFCSATPRDGGTGALYVLLRNPDKARREGKR; via the coding sequence GTGAGCCAACGTCTCCCCGATGCCGAAAGTCAGCTCTTCCGCGCCGAGGTGCGGGACACGGAACCCCTTACCCTGGCGCTCCCGGAACCCTGGCGCCGCCGGCCACCCCCCTTTCCAATCGCCCAGCCCCTGGATACGCTGGCTGACGGGGAAGTGTCCAGCCTCTCGGAAGCGCAGGTGGAGACCCACGAATATCTGCTTTACGCCAAGCCGGGCGTCCAGAAGCGGATCTTGGCGGATCTCCAGCGCGGTGCCATTCCCAGAGAACTGGAATTGGACCTCCATGGACTGACGGTCGTCTTCGCCGCGCAACTCTGCAAGGAATTCCTGGCCGACTGTATCCAGCACCGGGTGCGGTGCGCCCACATCATCCACGGCAAGGGGTACGGCTCCGAGGAGCGCCAACCGGTCCTGAAACGTAAGGTCAATTATTGGCTGCGCTTGCGATCGGATATCCTCGCCTTTTGCTCCGCCACCCCGCGCGATGGCGGTACCGGGGCCCTCTATGTCTTACTACGGAATCCGGATAAGGCCCGACGGGAAGGCAAACGCTGA
- the surE gene encoding 5'/3'-nucleotidase SurE — protein sequence MRILISNDDGYQSPGLLILAQALAPYGTVIIVAPDRDRSGASNSLTLINPLRAHELGNGHYYVEGTPTDCVHLAITGLLDEEPDLVVAGINHGPNLGDDVLYSGTVAAATEGRFLGLPAIAVSIASHEPKHLETAARVAVNLVANLDAEVLGSKLILNVNVPDLPYDQLAGLRATRLGHRHKAEPATRTQDPRGRTIYWVGPAGPEEDAGPGTDFHAVRHGFVSVTPLQVDLTRHALLDPLAEWLEGCA from the coding sequence ATGCGCATTCTCATCAGTAACGACGATGGCTATCAGTCTCCAGGGCTCTTGATCCTGGCCCAGGCCCTTGCCCCCTATGGCACCGTGATCATTGTGGCCCCGGATCGGGACCGCAGTGGGGCCAGCAATTCCCTGACGCTGATCAACCCGCTGCGCGCCCATGAGTTGGGCAATGGCCACTACTATGTGGAGGGTACCCCGACCGATTGCGTCCATCTGGCCATCACCGGCCTCTTGGACGAGGAACCGGATCTGGTGGTCGCCGGCATCAACCACGGGCCCAATCTGGGTGATGACGTGCTCTATTCAGGAACGGTAGCGGCGGCTACCGAGGGGCGCTTTTTGGGGCTGCCGGCGATAGCCGTATCCATAGCCTCCCATGAGCCAAAGCACCTGGAGACGGCGGCCCGCGTCGCCGTGAATTTGGTGGCGAATCTGGATGCCGAGGTCCTGGGGTCCAAACTCATTCTCAATGTTAATGTGCCAGATCTGCCCTACGACCAGTTGGCTGGGCTGAGGGCTACTCGGCTTGGCCATCGTCACAAAGCCGAGCCCGCTACCCGCACCCAGGACCCGCGCGGTCGCACCATCTACTGGGTTGGTCCCGCGGGTCCCGAGGAGGATGCCGGTCCCGGCACGGACTTTCACGCCGTTCGCCATGGTTTCGTCTCGGTTACCCCCTTGCAGGTGGACCTGACGCGCCATGCCCTGCTCGATCCCTTGGCGGAGTGGCTGGAGGGGTGTGCTTGA
- a CDS encoding protein-L-isoaspartate(D-aspartate) O-methyltransferase, whose product MTSPRTRERLRLRLAAAGIGNKEVLAIMGRLPRHRFVDEALASHAYEDSALPIGHGQTLSQPYMVARMTEALLEPGRPESVLEIGTGSGFQTAVLASLARRVYSVERVSALLESARKRLRDLRLRNVRLRHGDGGLGWADYAPYDAILVTAAPEGIPRALVNQLAIGGCMVLPIGHGSEQVLVRVIRTEPGYRHEILEPVTFVPLLGGLA is encoded by the coding sequence ATGACCTCGCCACGCACTCGGGAGCGGCTTCGCCTTCGCCTCGCGGCGGCGGGCATAGGCAATAAGGAAGTGCTGGCGATCATGGGCCGCCTACCGCGCCATCGCTTCGTCGACGAGGCCCTTGCCAGTCACGCCTATGAGGATTCGGCCCTGCCCATCGGCCACGGCCAGACCCTGTCCCAGCCTTATATGGTGGCGCGCATGACCGAGGCCTTGCTGGAGCCGGGACGGCCCGAGTCGGTTCTCGAGATCGGCACCGGTTCGGGATTTCAGACGGCGGTGCTGGCGTCCCTGGCGCGACGCGTCTACAGCGTCGAGCGGGTCTCCGCGCTCCTTGAATCGGCCCGCAAACGGCTGCGGGACCTGCGGTTGCGCAATGTGCGTCTGCGCCACGGCGACGGCGGGTTGGGTTGGGCCGATTACGCGCCTTACGACGCTATCCTTGTCACCGCGGCCCCGGAGGGGATTCCTCGCGCCTTGGTTAATCAGCTCGCCATTGGGGGTTGCATGGTGCTGCCCATCGGCCATGGCAGCGAGCAAGTTCTGGTCAGAGTCATCCGTACGGAGCCGGGTTATCGCCATGAGATCCTGGAGCCTGTCACCTTCGTGCCGCTCCTGGGCGGCCTGGCCTGA